One segment of Carassius carassius unplaced genomic scaffold, fCarCar2.1 SCAFFOLD_82, whole genome shotgun sequence DNA contains the following:
- the dnajc8 gene encoding dnaJ homolog subfamily C member 8 produces MLKFEDFYFALSRDFRRRFNSKMAAGGSGGDEAFQTFYTEVKQIEKRDSVLTSKQQIDRLLRPGASYFNLNPFEVLQIDPEATDEELKKRFRQLSILVHPDKNQDDVDRAQLAFEAVDKAYKMLLEPDHKKKALDVIHAGKEYVEHTMSQKRKQLKKDGKPTVVEEDDPEVFRQAVYKQTMKLFAELEIKRKERETKEMHERKRQREEEIETQERAKREREWQKNFEETRDGRVDSWRSFQSKGKTKKEKNRTFLKPPKVKMEQRE; encoded by the exons ATGTTAAAGTTCGAGGACTTTTATTTTGCCCTGTCACGTGACTTCCGCCGACGGTTCAATAGCAAGATGGCGGCGGGCGGCAGCGGCGGCGATGAAGCGTTTCAGACCTTCTACACAGAG GTGAAGCAGATCGAGAAGAGAGACTCGGTCTTGACCTCCAAACAGCAGATCGACAGGTTACTGCGTCCAGGAGCCTCGTACTTCAACCTCAACCCCTTCGAG GTTCTTCAGATCGATCCTGAAGCCACAGACGAGGAGCTGAAGAAGCGTTTTAGACAG CTGTCTATCCTCGTCCATCCAGACAAGAACCAGGATGACGTGGATCGAGCTCAGCTGGCGTTTGAAG cggTCGATAAGGCCTATAAGATGCTGCTGGAGCCGGATCATAAGAAGAAGGCTCTGGACGTGATCCACGCAGGGAAGGAGTACGTGGAGCACACG ATGAGCCAGAAGAGGAAGCAGCTGAAGAAGGACGGGAAGCCCACCGTCGTGGAGGAAGACGACCCGGAAGTG ttccgGCAGGCAGTTTATAAACAGACCATGAAGCTCTTCGCTGAGCTGGAGATCAAGAGGAAAGAGCGGGAAACCAAGGAGATGCATGaacg GAAAAGACAGCGAGAAGAAGAGATCGAGACACAGGAGCGCgccaagagagagcgagagtggcAGAAGAACTTtgag gagacaCGTGACGGTCGTGTGGACAGCTGGAGGAGCTTCCAGTCTAAAGGCAAAACTAAGAAAGAGAAGAACCGCACGTTCCTGAAGCCTCCTAAAGTCAAGATGGAGCAGCGCGAGTGA